Proteins encoded in a region of the Perognathus longimembris pacificus isolate PPM17 chromosome 11, ASM2315922v1, whole genome shotgun sequence genome:
- the Cfap126 gene encoding protein Flattop, which translates to MATNYSANQYEKAFSASYLQNWSPAKPTKQRISPQEGYTQIIADDRGHLLPSVPRSKASPWGSFMGTWQMPLKIPPARVNLTSRTAAGAASLTKWVQKNPDLLKASNGLRPEILGKPSDPDNQKKVTKESVTKTVQQTPTPTVIPRSPATENSPDSSQSSHPSAGHTPGPQSPINSPKSVTGSPCVC; encoded by the exons ATGGCCACTAACTACAGTGCTAACCAG TATGAAAAAGCCTTCTCAGCCAGTTATCTGCAGAACTGGTCTCCTGCCAAGCCAACAAAACAG AGAATTTCTCCCCAGGAAGGCTATACCCAGATTATTGCTGATGATCGAGGTCATCTGTTGCCTTCTGTGCCCCGTTCCAAG gCAAGTCCCTGGGGTTCTTTCATGGGCACCTGGCAAATGCCTCTGAAGATACCTCCTGCTCGGGTGAACTTGACCTCCCGGACAGCTGCTGGTGCGGCTTCCCTCACCAAATGGGTACAGAAAAATCCTGATCTACTTAAGGCCTCTAATGGGCTTCGTCCTGAAATCCTAGGCAAG CCCAGTGATCCAGACAATCAGAAGAAAGTCACGAAGGAGTCTGTCACAAAGACTGTACAGCAAACACCAACTCCAACTGTAATTCCAAGATCTCCTGCTACTGAAAATTCCCCAGATAGTTCCCAAAGCTCACACCCTTCTGCAGGTCACACTCCAGGTCCACAAAGCCCAATCAACTCTCCCAAGAGTGTAACTGGAAGCCCATGTGTGTGCTAG